The Micromonospora sp. NBC_01740 genome includes a window with the following:
- a CDS encoding YnfA family protein, whose translation MTVVRSILLFLLAALAEIGGAWLVWQGWREHRGLLWVAAGVVALGLYGFVATFQPDPNFGRILAAYGGVFVAGSLAWGMVVDKFRPDRYDVVGAAICLVGVAIIMYAPRSG comes from the coding sequence ATGACGGTGGTGCGCTCGATCCTGCTGTTCCTGCTCGCCGCGCTCGCCGAGATCGGCGGGGCCTGGCTCGTGTGGCAGGGCTGGCGCGAGCACCGGGGGCTGCTGTGGGTGGCGGCGGGGGTCGTCGCCCTCGGCCTCTACGGCTTCGTCGCCACCTTCCAGCCCGACCCGAACTTCGGCCGGATCCTGGCCGCCTACGGCGGCGTCTTCGTCGCCGGCTCCCTCGCCTGGGGCATGGTTGTCGACAAGTTCCGCCCCGACCGCTACGACGTCGTCGGCGCGGCCATCTGCCTGGTCGGGGTCGCCATCATCATGTACGCCCCACGCAGCGGCTGA
- the ychF gene encoding redox-regulated ATPase YchF has product MSLTIGIVGLPNVGKSTLFNALTKNDVLAANYPFATIEPNVGVVGLPDERLHTLAEIFSSQKVLPAPVSFVDIAGLVRGASKGQGRGNAFLANIRDASAICQVVRAFSDPNVVHVDGKVSPADDIETINTELILADLQTLEKALPRLEKEAKLRKDRAAAVTAAKQAVELLDTGVTLYSGAKDAGIELEHLRELHLLTTKPFLYVFNVDEAELGNAEFLDELRALVAPAEAVFMDAKIESELVDLPDEEARELLESIGQNEPGLNQLVRVGFRTLGLQTYLTAGPKEARAWTIPVGATAPEAAGVIHSDFQRGFIKAEVVSFGDLVAAGSMAAAKAAGKVRIEGKEYVMQDGDVVEFRFNV; this is encoded by the coding sequence GTGAGTCTCACCATCGGGATCGTCGGCCTGCCCAACGTCGGCAAGAGCACCCTGTTCAACGCGCTGACCAAGAACGACGTGCTCGCGGCGAACTACCCGTTCGCCACCATCGAGCCCAACGTCGGCGTCGTCGGGCTGCCGGACGAGCGGCTGCACACGCTCGCCGAGATCTTCAGCTCGCAGAAGGTGCTGCCCGCCCCCGTGTCGTTCGTCGACATCGCCGGCCTGGTGCGCGGCGCCTCCAAGGGGCAGGGCCGGGGCAACGCGTTCCTGGCGAACATCCGCGACGCCTCGGCGATCTGCCAGGTCGTCCGGGCCTTCTCCGACCCGAACGTGGTGCACGTCGACGGCAAGGTCTCCCCGGCCGACGACATCGAGACGATCAACACCGAGCTGATCCTCGCCGACCTCCAGACCCTGGAGAAGGCCCTGCCCCGGCTGGAGAAGGAGGCCAAGCTCCGCAAGGACCGGGCCGCCGCCGTCACCGCCGCCAAGCAGGCCGTCGAGCTGCTCGACACCGGCGTCACCCTCTACTCGGGCGCCAAGGACGCGGGCATCGAGCTGGAGCACCTGCGCGAGCTGCACCTGCTCACCACCAAGCCCTTCCTGTACGTCTTCAACGTCGACGAGGCCGAGCTGGGCAACGCCGAGTTCCTCGACGAGCTGCGCGCCCTGGTCGCCCCGGCCGAGGCCGTCTTCATGGACGCCAAGATCGAGTCCGAGCTGGTGGACCTGCCCGACGAGGAGGCCCGCGAGCTGCTGGAGTCGATCGGGCAGAACGAGCCGGGCCTGAACCAACTCGTCCGCGTCGGGTTCCGCACGCTCGGGCTCCAGACGTACCTCACCGCCGGCCCCAAGGAGGCGCGCGCCTGGACCATCCCGGTCGGCGCGACCGCGCCGGAGGCCGCGGGCGTCATCCACTCCGACTTCCAGCGCGGCTTCATCAAGGCCGAGGTGGTCTCCTTCGGCGACCTGGTCGCGGCCGGTTCGATGGCGGCGGCCAAGGCCGCCGGCAAGGTCCGGATCGAGGGCAAGGAGTACGTCATGCAGGACGGCGACGTCGTGGAGTTCCGCTTCAACGTGTAG
- a CDS encoding MarR family winged helix-turn-helix transcriptional regulator, translating into MTERDDVDGIVEQWQRERPGMRPEPMAVFGRIYRLARLVGDEQERTYARWSISRGEFDVLAALRRAGTPYTLAPKALTASLMLTSGGMTGRLDRLERAGLLRRAPDPADRRGLQVTLTPAGLELVEEAAEAGLAVQRRLLDALPAEDQRRLADLLRTLLGAVTDGGR; encoded by the coding sequence GTGACCGAGCGGGACGACGTCGACGGCATCGTCGAGCAGTGGCAGCGCGAGCGGCCCGGAATGCGCCCCGAGCCGATGGCGGTCTTCGGCCGGATCTACCGGCTGGCCCGGCTCGTCGGCGACGAGCAGGAGCGCACCTACGCCCGCTGGTCGATCAGCCGGGGCGAGTTCGACGTGCTCGCCGCCCTGCGCCGCGCCGGCACCCCCTACACGCTGGCACCGAAGGCGCTCACCGCCTCGCTGATGCTCACCTCCGGCGGGATGACCGGCCGACTCGACCGGCTGGAACGCGCCGGACTGCTCCGCCGCGCACCCGACCCGGCGGACCGGCGCGGGCTCCAGGTCACGCTCACCCCGGCCGGCCTCGAACTGGTGGAGGAGGCCGCCGAGGCGGGGCTGGCCGTCCAGCGCCGCCTGCTCGACGCGCTGCCCGCCGAGGACCAGCGGCGCCTCGCCGACCTGCTGCGTACGCTGCTGGGCGCGGTCACCGACGGCGGACGCTGA
- a CDS encoding peptidase E: MPASEPTILATSMGIYAPRRDGGPRRVNPVFDLAAELAGAGPEPRICFLNQAEGDQPTTLARVYEAFAGSRFRMTHLALFPMPNVDDVRAHLLAQDVIWVGGGSVANLCAVWRVHGLGEILRECWEAGVVLGGVSAGSICWHAGGATDSFGTTLRGFTDGLGWLPYGNGVHYDSEEQRRPLMHKLVADGVLPTAHCTDDGTGLLYRGTRLVEAVADREGPSAYEVSRADDGTARETRITPRLLA, encoded by the coding sequence GTGCCCGCCAGTGAACCGACCATCCTCGCCACCAGCATGGGCATCTACGCGCCGCGCCGCGACGGCGGGCCCCGGCGGGTCAACCCCGTCTTCGACCTCGCCGCCGAGCTGGCCGGGGCCGGGCCGGAGCCCAGGATCTGCTTCCTCAACCAGGCCGAGGGGGACCAGCCGACCACGCTCGCCCGGGTCTACGAGGCGTTCGCCGGCAGCCGGTTCCGGATGACGCACCTGGCGCTCTTCCCGATGCCGAACGTCGACGACGTCCGCGCCCACCTGCTCGCCCAGGACGTGATCTGGGTCGGCGGCGGCAGCGTCGCCAACCTTTGCGCGGTCTGGCGGGTGCACGGCCTCGGCGAGATCCTGCGCGAGTGCTGGGAGGCCGGCGTGGTGCTCGGCGGCGTCTCCGCCGGCTCGATCTGCTGGCACGCCGGCGGGGCCACCGACAGCTTCGGCACCACCCTGCGCGGCTTCACCGACGGGCTGGGCTGGCTGCCCTACGGCAACGGCGTGCACTACGACAGCGAGGAGCAGCGCCGGCCGCTGATGCACAAGCTGGTCGCCGACGGCGTGCTGCCGACTGCGCACTGCACCGACGACGGCACCGGCCTGCTCTACCGGGGCACCCGCCTGGTCGAGGCGGTCGCGGACCGCGAGGGCCCCTCGGCGTACGAGGTCAGCCGCGCCGACGACGGCACCGCCCGGGAAACCCGGATCACCCCCCGCCTGCTCGCCTGA
- a CDS encoding superoxide dismutase has protein sequence MAVYKLPDMPYDYGALEPAMSGQILELHHSKHHAAYVKGSNDALDQLAEARDKGDYSALVGLEKTLAFNLSGHVLHSIFWNNLSPDGGDRPDGELAAAIGEHFGSFDGFAGQLSAATKSVQGSGWGVLAWEPLAQRLIVEQVYDHHGNVGHGSTPILVFDAWEHAYYLQYRNVRPDYVDRLWDLVDWADVTRRFDAARAAGNPLTVTP, from the coding sequence ATGGCCGTCTACAAGCTCCCCGACATGCCCTACGACTACGGAGCGCTGGAACCCGCCATGAGCGGTCAGATCCTGGAGCTGCACCACAGCAAGCACCACGCGGCGTACGTCAAGGGCAGCAACGACGCCCTCGACCAGCTCGCCGAGGCCCGCGACAAGGGCGACTACTCGGCGCTGGTCGGCCTGGAGAAGACCCTGGCCTTCAACCTCTCCGGGCATGTCCTGCACTCGATCTTCTGGAACAACCTCTCCCCCGATGGCGGCGACCGCCCGGACGGCGAGCTGGCCGCCGCCATCGGCGAACACTTCGGCTCGTTCGACGGCTTCGCCGGCCAGCTCTCCGCCGCCACGAAGAGCGTGCAGGGTTCCGGGTGGGGCGTCCTGGCGTGGGAGCCGCTGGCGCAGCGCCTCATCGTCGAGCAGGTCTACGACCACCACGGCAACGTCGGGCACGGCTCCACGCCGATCCTGGTCTTCGACGCCTGGGAACACGCCTACTACCTTCAGTACAGGAACGTGCGCCCGGACTACGTCGACCGCCTCTGGGACCTGGTCGACTGGGCCGACGTCACCCGACGCTTCGACGCCGCGCGCGCCGCCGGCAACCCGCTCACCGTGACGCCCTGA
- a CDS encoding Uma2 family endonuclease, which produces MTVGDASNGALVFMRSPQRVWHARMVTALVNRLTDQAPPGIEVDREITIRLDRWNRPEPDLLATTAPYDPSRTFYTPEETLLVVEVVSPESAHRGRTVKLRTYAEAGIANYWRIEEEDGSPVIHAYELDGPTRSYVPTAIHRHELRTTTPFTIELDLNGLVPGRKS; this is translated from the coding sequence ATGACGGTAGGGGATGCGAGCAATGGAGCACTCGTCTTCATGAGGTCTCCCCAGCGGGTCTGGCACGCCCGGATGGTCACCGCGCTGGTGAACCGACTGACGGATCAGGCACCGCCTGGCATCGAGGTCGACAGGGAGATCACGATTCGACTCGACAGATGGAATCGTCCCGAGCCCGATCTCCTGGCCACGACGGCACCTTACGATCCGTCCCGAACCTTCTACACGCCTGAGGAGACTCTTCTGGTCGTGGAGGTGGTCTCTCCGGAGTCGGCCCACCGCGGTCGGACGGTCAAGCTGCGCACGTACGCGGAAGCCGGCATCGCCAACTACTGGCGCATCGAGGAGGAGGATGGATCACCGGTGATCCACGCCTACGAACTCGACGGTCCCACTCGGTCCTATGTGCCGACCGCAATTCATCGACACGAGCTGCGCACCACGACGCCGTTCACGATCGAGCTCGATCTGAATGGGCTGGTGCCCGGCCGCAAGAGCTGA
- a CDS encoding Rv0361 family membrane protein, producing MTHPYQVPQPPKRRTLRTVLIVVGVVVVLCCGGAGIGGFFLYKGAKGATDPARQAAESFVSHLEAGDPDAAYELLCGDTRGGYTREAFAQGVAQQPRIHSHKVNGVNVSSVNGRTSATVNMALTLGSGFTNQHTFRLVKEDGAWKVCGQPY from the coding sequence ATGACCCACCCGTACCAGGTGCCCCAACCGCCGAAGCGGCGCACGCTGCGCACCGTCCTGATCGTCGTCGGCGTGGTCGTCGTGCTGTGCTGCGGCGGCGCCGGCATCGGCGGCTTCTTCCTGTACAAGGGGGCCAAGGGCGCGACGGACCCGGCGCGGCAGGCCGCCGAGTCGTTCGTGAGCCACCTGGAGGCCGGCGATCCGGATGCGGCGTACGAGCTGTTGTGCGGCGACACGCGCGGCGGGTACACGAGGGAGGCGTTCGCCCAGGGTGTCGCCCAGCAGCCGAGGATCCACAGTCACAAGGTCAACGGCGTCAACGTGTCGAGCGTCAACGGCCGCACGTCGGCGACGGTGAACATGGCCCTGACGCTGGGCAGCGGCTTCACCAACCAGCACACGTTCAGGCTGGTGAAGGAGGACGGGGCCTGGAAGGTGTGCGGCCAGCCGTACTGA